TGTTGGGCCGCCTGAGGGCCGCCTGTTGGGCCGCCTGTTGGGCCGCCTGAGGGCCGCCTGTTGGGCCGCCTGTTGGGCCGCCTGTTGGGCCGCCTGTTGGGCCGCCTGAGGGCCGCCTGTTGGGGAACCCTGCAATAGAGGGTGCCCCTATCATGATGATACACGACAGTTTCTGTTGTGCAACTTAAACAATGACTTCTATTATGCTGTTGTTACCTATatgctttttaattttttttataaatgttttccaTTTGAAGATAAGAAGTGAGCATCTGAAAGATTTTTTTTATAGATCATTTTCGTTCATGGacataaaatacagtataatcACCAGGAAATTAGCtgaaagtgattttaatttaggaaTTCTGattccaagtattcccacgcataaataGAGAGGCATATGTGATCGTATCCCAATGTAATCATCAACGTTTGAAATTattctgtttttgtcaaatactatATCTGTTTAGGATtgttgcggtcaatttgcagtgtacaaattattaatAACTATGTTTCGGTGGCCCGACCATTCGCTCAAGGAAAAATCGGCCCACGGCTGAATGTAATTAGGGACCCCTTCTCTAGATGGTCTGCCCTTCATTGTCTCATCAATCACTCaatttcagtgtgtgtttgtgtgtgtgtgtgtgtgtgtgtgtgtgtgtgtgtgtgtgtgtgtgtgtgtgtgtgtgtgtgtgtgtgtgtgtgtgtgtgcgtctgtgggTGTTAGGTTGGGTCTAGGCTACAATCACATTCGCCACATTGAGCACGGCAGCCTGCATTACCTGCAAAACCTGAGAGAGCTGCATCTAGAGAACAACTGGATCTCCAATGTCCCTGGAGGCCTTGCTGGAATGAAGTATCTGCAGGTAAAGTGTGGAGGGGGTTGTGAAGCAGCATCAATCACATCAACATTGGTGATTTCACTTATGTCAATAACAATTCATATCtgtaatgttttttaaacatCAACATTGGTGATTTCACTTGATATGTTATGTTGATAACAGTTGATATATGTAATGTTTTTTAAACAGGTGGTCTACCTTCACTCCAACAACATCAGCCAGGTTGACATGAATGACTTCTGCCCTGAGGGTTTTGGTGTGAAGAAGACTTACTACAACGGGATCAGTCTCTTTGATAACCCAATCAACTACTGGGAGGTGGAGCCGGCCACTTTCCGCTGTGTCAGCAACAGGATGGCTGTACAGTTTGGCAACCACAAAAAGTAGTGCAATGAGAGGCACCAGCTGGGGAGGAATACATGCAACTCAGATGTAAAATAAATAACTTTGTTACACAGTTCAAAAACAATTCATTGATAGTCTGACGTAGCGTAAAAGATAGATAACTAAAACATAACTGAAGTCTGTTTTGCATGCATGGGGTGGGCGATATTGTATATTGGGAAAGAATGGATCAtcctcatcaatcaatcaaatgtatttcgaTAAGACTTAGTTTTTTGGAAAATGTTAAGCGGGTCGTTCCACGAAAtgagtccctttgatattttaagtaaagATATAGCACCAATAATGCATTTTAATAGTCAGTTAAattaagtgccctttaatatagagcaCATACCCTCTTTCTTTTTTATAAATAAAGACTTgcaaattcagcattttgacatttTCCTATGTGCACTCTGGGACTTCAAGGAAGAgtttaacccacttaacccctACATTTTCCCATGTTTTCACCATCATAGCCCTAGTTATTTTTTTGCTTGACAAAGTCGTTtttgaagattattatttatattatgtgATTAGTGAATAATTTTAAGGGGAAAAAaaatctgtccctcattttaaggtcaatcaTGATTATTAATAAATCATtttctttgtttgtttttgtttgatcTCAACTGACCTTTGATCTGACAACTGATTTCATGTTTTGGATATAAAAGAACAATACAAACTGTCAGTTGAAAGCTTTAATCACCTTCAGAAGAATTGATCACTCATAAACTTTGTTCAAAAAATGTTGTTGTTATGATGTGTTTGGAAATTATTTAGAATACATTTTGCATACCTTTTTATGAAATCTTGTGATTTCTTCAACAAATTAATGTCATTAGATGTTTTTCTAGGTATTTCAAAATTTTACTATTTTATCCCACCTATTAGAATATTCTCAATATTCTTGCAGACTGGCTAACTTTTTAAAGGCTTCAGCCTGACAATAATACAAATTAAGTTAATAATAcaattaagttagtattgtggagtaactacaatgtcgtTGACCCATCCtacgttttctcctatcacagccattaaactatgtaactgttttaaagtcaccattggcctcatggtgaaatccttgaccGGTTTCCTTCTCCTCCGGCAAAtgaattaggaaggacgcctgtaactGTGGCCATCTTTGTGACAAATTGGAAAATGTCCCTGCTCtgtatggttgaatctgtgtttgaaatgtggtagtcattcaaaaatcactattattgcacacagagtccatgcaacttattatgtgacttgctaagcacatttttactcctgaacttatttaggcatgTCAGAAcaatggggttgaatacttattgactcaagacatgtctgcttttaattaaatgttttattttaccccctttttcgatcttgtctcatctctgcaactccaacgggctcgggaggcaaCGGTCGAGTCATGGTCCTCCGAAAGATGACCCGCCAAACTGCGCATCTTAACACCCGCcggcttaacccggaagccagccgcaccaatgtgtcggaagaaacactgttcacctgacaaACCGAAGTcaacctgcaggcgcccggcccgccacaaggagtcgctagagcatgatgagccaagtaaagcccccccggccaaaccctcccctaacccggacgacgcttggccaattgtgcgccgccctatgggactcccgatgaCGGCTGGTTGTTACACAGCCCGGGagtgaaccagggtctgtagtgatgcccctagcactgcgatgcagtgccttagaccgctgcgccactctggagtccCCAGCTtttcattcatttgtaaaaatttcaaaaaacatcattccactttgacattatggggtattgtgtgtaggccagtgacaaaacatctcaatttcaTTTTAAGCTGTAAcgccaacaaaatgtggaaaaagtcgaggggtgtgaatactttctgaaggcactgtatgatgtgtctttaaaaaaaaaagttaagcaCTGCAAGTCTATAACTAAACTACAGTAAACCTACTGATTGAATGTTGGAAAAGTGCAAGAACAATTGTGTGAAATCCTTTACCAACCTGCACCTGTGTCTACAATGTCAAATCTGCTGCTAAACCGAATAGGTAAACTGTCACAGGGTGGAGTTTTGAATGCATTGCTTATCGTATGTTCTGTACATAttgatgacattttgtcagctacCAAGTTTGGAGACTTGATCGAATTCTCTTACCCTATTGGATACTCACATTTGGGTGTATATGATGAAGATGGACACATAATCCATTTTGCAGTGACAGGTGAGACATGAACGTGAAAACAGGGTAATACAAGATTGGTGTGTTACAGAGTTCTTATATTGATATTTAGAGTTAATGATACCCATAAAGTCTTGAGTCAACAAATGTACAACTATTCTTATGTAATTACTATTTTATGACCCTCAAGTGCATCTTTATTCCCAAACTGCTTTGATCCTAGATGAGGGGTGGCTGATGAGTACCATCCGCCATGGCCTGCAAGCAGAATTTCCTGTGTGTGGTGACCTCCTTCTTGGGAGTTCACCAGCCCTCATCACAGGAAAAGATAAGTCAGAGGCTTGATGCTCTGATGAACATTTATTATTCCCATACCGACTATTCTCACTCAACTGTGAACACTTTGCCTTTGTACAATATGTAGAAGCTGTGTGCAACCAGGTAAGTTAAAACATACATATACAGTAGAACTAGGGATCTCcatcagttaaataaaggttaaataaaaataacaaataaaaatctCCAGTCCTGGAGATTGAATCGTGTGTGTAAGTGCTTGGCTGGAACTGCCAGGACCAAAGTTAGAGATGCATATCAACGACTTTCTGGGCACAAAGTATTCATAAAATGAATATATTTGAGAAGCACATTTTAATtttatgttgatgtttgtttTAGATTCCCAGAAGAGCCAAGGATAAGGAGTGTGAAGACGAGACAGATGTTTTCCAAGACATTGTTGTAAATATAATATATTTAATAAACCGTGATCTATTTTACTAAATGTGCTAAATGTTTCCAATGTATCGGAGCAATATGAAATAATTTGGCCTTTGAGTTGTGGATGATTTTGTTATGACATGTATGTGGTATTTGGATGAAGTGTCCTACAAGGCAAATGTAGTGTGTGTTAAGAAGTAAAGCTTCCAGTATGGATTCACTCCTCAATCTGTAGCCTGCgtctatattattttatattaaccACAAGTAAAGTATAGTGCATATTAGGCTACATTGGTGGTAGCTGTGGGATGGCCTTTGTAAGGAATTGTTGCCATTTGGGGCTTGGTGTGAATGGAAAGAGGCTCTGCCTCCGCCCCTAGGtctaatgcttttgtggcacgGACTACAGCTCTGGTCTCTGCACAGCAGAATCCATGGATCCAGCCCAAATACAGCTCACGCTCTCTACATCAGCCTGTTACTTTCCTTTTCAAATAGGTTCTTGTTTGGACGGACAAGTTGTCATTGTAAACAATAATTGTTTCTTAATTTACTTACCTGTATCAGTATAAACAAAGATTAAAATCCACATCATATATACTGTTAATACTGTGAAGGCTATATTGAATTAAATGTATAGGATAGGTGTGATCAGGACGATGTCCTGATGTTGTAGGCTACCCATCTTGAAGCCTAATTTGTAAATGCCTCCGTTATGAGCTGCATATCACCTATCATAACCCAAAAACATACTCctgtttatgtttttgttgtcaTAAACAAATGATCCATTTCATGTTTAGATGAAAGATTAGttcaagagagagaggaaggaaggatgcaCTTTGCAAGCAAAGACTGTTTAGTTTACAAGTATTATAACAGGGCCTGAATTAATAACCTGGATGTGAATCATACTGTGTACCGGATATTCTTTCATTTTAGTTGAGAAAGGACAATGGGCATGCTAATTGTAGCCTCTGGAAAGAGTGTGACATTATCCATCATAATTGTGTTTTCTGATCTTGAAGGAGCTTAGCATTCCACCAAGAACGTTAAGTAAGTAGGTACGGTCTTTCAAGTTGATTTATTTTGAATCAAGGTAGCTAACGCTATTAACTTAAGGTAACGTAGCTAAGGTAAACATTGTTAGCACTAGTTATCTACATTGCTATAGTTAGCCTACTAGCTAGCATACGAAAACCAGTCCTTACTGTGGCTAAGTGGCTTAAAAAAACGAATCTTAGCTAGCTACCGATGGTGTCGTTTAATTTATTGTGACcacgtttttgttgttttgtgtaacTAAATAacgtttagcaagctagctaacgttcgtTAATTTACATTTAAACGAGTTGACGTAGCGACGTTAGTTTGTTAACTACATACGAGCTCCTAATTAGCTAACTAGTTACGTTTCCACAATAACAAGCTGTTTGTAGCTTGGTGGTTATCCAGTTATCTGGGTGgtttatctagctaacgttagatagtCATTTTAGGATTAGCGAAATTTAACAATGTTAGCTAACttaactagctagtagctactgtactgactgtaacgttagctaacgttagatgtTTGTTGTTAACAACAATGACCTACCTAGCTTCCAGACTGTTGTGATTAACGTTAACTACTACTGCCAAAGATGATATATACTAGCTATGCTATTGtatatagctagccagctagcttggACCTCTGCCTGTCTGATTGGGctaactagctactgtagctacgtCGTTGTTGGCTTGGTGCATTGAGCTAGCCTAGAAAGCCAGTCATCATTGCCCATTTTTCATGTTGATGTAGTAAACTTCGTGAGAGAGTTACGTCACTGATATCATGACTGACAGCCATGTTGTGCATATTTGTTTCCCTTACTCAAATAAGTGTGTAATTCTTATTTTAAAGGGATAAACCGTGCAAGATGATTTGGCCTAGAAGCTAGCTGTTATCGTTACAGTAGTAACTTTCAGTTTGGTTGGCTTGATAGCTATAGGCATGGTAGACACTAACGTTACTTGTTAAGCTAGTTATAGACAGAGCTTAGCTACCTATCTAGATGCTGAAACTTGAGTGTTGATAATCAACCTAATTTCATGTTAAAAATAATTCCTTTGTTTGAGTTTATGCTCTTTCAGTTCCGGTCTTTTACTGTTTTGCCAGGTGTGAAGTGTTTTGTCCCTCTTTTTTATAGGAAAGCAgtttaagtattcagacacaaCACAGAAGTTGTTGGGATTTCTGCATCCCCGTTGTCATCTTCCAGCCCTAACAAAGTGATGACCTCACAGCAGCATCCCCTCCCCAATGCAAACGTCAACCCTCCCCTCCTTGTCCCCCAGAACTCTTCAGCTCACCACAGTAGGCCTCACATTCACCCAAACCAGCTGGACTCTACTCAGAGTAGTGCTGCGGGGCACCTTGCCCCCCACAGAGGTCTGATGGGCGGTGTGGGGTCCTCATCAGTGGGGACCTCCAGCGGAGTGGCAGTGAACAGGGGCGCCTCGGCCTCCTGCACTAACTCTGCCATTTCCAGGAGGCTCTCGTCGGGACGCTTCGAACCCTGGCCTGAGGAGGCCGTAGACAACGCTTACGGCTTGTACTCGCTGCACCGCATGTTTGACATAGTGGGAGCCCAGCTCACGCACCGTGACGTGCGAGTGCTCTCCTTCCTGTTCGTGGACGTCATCGACGAGTATGAGCGAGGAGGCATTAGGAGCGGCCGGGACTTCTTGCTAGCTCTGGAGCGCCAGGGGCGCTGTGATGAGACCAACTTCAGACACGTCCTGCAGCTGCTCCGCATCATCACACGGCACGACCTGCTGCCCTACGTCACACTCAGGAAGAGACAGACCGGTGAGTGGTGGTTTCCTTCTCAACCTTTGCCTTTTTCGGGCCCACTAAAATTCGAATGAAAAAGCAAACTAAATCTATTGGCGCCAAGGCAGAAAACATAGATCCCCAAAATGTTATGTTGTCAGTCTCCAAAATGTTATGCCAAATTTTTTTTTACCACTTTTCGGCCACCTTCTTGAAAACACACTTTTTGTGTTTTCTTAGTTAATAATTGACAATTTGCATTAAATGTGAATATTAAGTCACTAACCAAAAGCGTTGCTGTGCTTTGCTTTTCAGTGTGCCCAGACCCAGTGGATAAGTACCTGGAAGAGACGTCAGTGCGTTATGTGTCccccagaggaggagagagcagggaggctgcACCCCATAGGAGGACAGGTGAATGTGTGACTTTGCATGTATACATCTACAtacagtatgcgtgtgtgtgtggggggtgtaatAAAGTTGGTGGAAATAGTGAAATGAATACATCTCTAAATATCTTAGCATTTCTTTCCCTACTCCACTAACAGGCCCCCAACCAGTAATATGCTGTTCTCCATCGGGGCCCCAGGTGGGCCCCCCCCGTACCAAGCCAGGCCCTCCATTACCTAGCCGCAAAAGGAAGAGGGCCCACACcacaggagactgcagggagaaGCAAACCTGTGGTAAGGGAATTCAAAAGCAACTGTTTTGTTTAGTAACTTTATGCCTTCAGAGGTTGCATGTGTGTATCTACTTTTTGACAGTTCTTTCATGACAATGAATTACAAAAGAGTTGGCTAAAGCACATGCATACATATCTGCGACCAAACTATACAGTTGCTGAATTAAGTAATTCCTTGACTGTATTGTTTCCATGGCATTAGACGGCACACACTTCCTCTGTATAACCATTCCACTTGCTCTTCCCTACTCACCCCACACCCCTGCAGACATCCGCCTACGAGTGCGCGCCGAGTACTGCCAGCATGAATCAGCGCTTCAGGGAAACGTCTTCTCCAACAAGCAGGAGGCTCTGGAGAGGCAGTTTGAGAGGTTCAACCAGGCAAACACTATTCTCAAGTCCCGGGACCTGGGCTCCATCATTTGTGACATCAAGTTCTCGGAGCTCACATACCTAGATGCTTTCTGGCGGGATTACATCAACGGCTCCCTGCTAGAGGCCCTGAAGGGCGTCTTCATCACAGACTCACTCAAACAGGCGGTGGGCCATGAGGCCATCAAACTGCTGGTCAATGTGGATGAGGAGGACTATCAGGCCGGCCGCCGCAAGCTGCTCCGGAACCTGGTCAATGGAGGTGGGGCTGGGGCCGGGGCCGGGGCTGCTGCCGCACCCGAAGGGAGCAGAGGGACTCCATCCTCCTAGAAGCGCATGTCTGCTTCTTTTAGCAGAGGGGGCACCTATGTCCCAAATAAGATAACTTGACTTCATGGCGAGGACAGAAGCAAGGAAAGTGTAAAGTACGGTCTGATTCAGGAAGAAGTATGAGGAAGAATGCTGGGTGCCCTGCCCTTTCATCTATGAAGGGAATGTGAAATAAAAGTGAGCAAGAGCAAGTTGAGTTAGATGTATGGAACACAGACATAAGATAAGTGTTTTGAATGTTGAAGGTTTAGTTTTTTCTGCTGGAAGGACAATGCTAATATTTTATATTGTAACTTGTGAATTGACTATAAAATCTGATTTAACATTTTCTTTTGGTATCACACAGCTCTTTGCCATAAAGTGTTCTTGAAATGGCCCCTAGTAGACTATTACTACACATGGCTATAAACAAGTCCCTGTTGGGACATTTAGCATTTTGTTTACTGCCAGACAGGGACAAAATCATTGTAAGCCAGAGACATGCCATCATACAATTATTTGGTAGTAAATCATTTCAAAATATTTTTGGTACGTTGTCAAATGAACAATTCTTGTGTGGGTCGTTCTTGATGATTTGGTTCAAAAGGATTGAAAAGATTAAGCGTACTGAGTGGTTTCAGATGTGCTTGAAAATTGCAATACAAAATTCAACAACAGAATGCAGTAATAAGTATAAAAAAAGGCAAGTCATTTTGAAATAATTTTGACCCcaaatactgtatctaccctcTAAACTCAAATACAAATGTCCTTTTTGAATATGTGTATTCACCCATGGCTCAGATTTCTATTTCTTGATTTGCTTGTCAATATTAGAATTTAATCAGAAAGACACATtcattaaagctggaatccttagtggtgaaactgccacgtctgtttgcgatattacaacaacaaagacggtacttcaaacaacaaacacagtttttttccctctgacatcattgcaagtgcgatagaacagcagagtaggTACCACGATGCTCCGCTGCTCTGtttcataaacaaaacaaaagccCCTGGGGTGACCAGTGGCCTGTTTCACCTTATGTGGATCTCAACTTTAAACAATTGTTTTATTATAGTTTTATTATATTTGAGTTACAACCAACATACAAAGTTCACCCCTTGTTTTTGCTTTTTAATGGTCATTTCATGTAAAGAGGCTCTACACACTGCATTTAGTACTTTCAACCATTTATTTAGGGACGTACACTGGGAGCACCATTTTGTTTGAGTTCATCAATATCATACATTTTACTACAAAGGTATAATTAGGCATATTGTGTGTCATGCAAATGTACAAGACCAGAGTAGTTGGTGATTATTTTGGACCACATTTTCAAGACATCTTTGTCCACAGTTCATTATTCTACAATCAGTCTGACACAATGTAGCATGGTGTAGTGCTAGGAGCCTCTGATACTTGCTTTAGGAAACAAGGCAACTTTAAACATGTTTTACTGCCTTGGACCAATCAGTGTAAGTTTAGTCAAAATCGGTccagtgctgtctgagatatcgTGTGTGATGAGCGTACAGGCAGAGTCAGATCCACAGACGATTAACATTGATCAGACTGCCATCTGATAAATGATTTAATACAGTTGGCTATACCTCTGACATATGAGGGTGTTTTtaggagaaaaaaaattataggtTGTGAGGTTGGCTTTCATAGATGCAGCAAGGTCAAGAGCAGTGATGTGTTGGAAAGTGGTTCACTTCATACTTGTTTGCATTGTCAGAATGTCCTCAGTCTCATATACAGATGTggtcaaatatattggcacccttgcttGATTCACTATTCTAAAATAAGTTGAAATTAAAAAATCTTTTGGTGTTTACAAGTGTATTTGTTTGATTTACAACGGCACATGGGCAAGAAGAACAAAAACATCTTTTTTACGATTTTTCCCTTCAAAGTAAAAAATGGCTTGGACTAATTAATAAAAAAAGTCTTAATTAATTTGGTTGGAGGCATAATTTTTCTTACTCCCCTGTTGTAAGTTGCAGGTGCCTATGGGGTAAATATTGCCATTCAATCA
The window above is part of the Salmo salar chromosome ssa15, Ssal_v3.1, whole genome shotgun sequence genome. Proteins encoded here:
- the dedd gene encoding death effector domain-containing protein, whose translation is MTSQQHPLPNANVNPPLLVPQNSSAHHSRPHIHPNQLDSTQSSAAGHLAPHRGLMGGVGSSSVGTSSGVAVNRGASASCTNSAISRRLSSGRFEPWPEEAVDNAYGLYSLHRMFDIVGAQLTHRDVRVLSFLFVDVIDEYERGGIRSGRDFLLALERQGRCDETNFRHVLQLLRIITRHDLLPYVTLRKRQTVCPDPVDKYLEETSVRYVSPRGGESREAAPHRRTGPQPVICCSPSGPQVGPPRTKPGPPLPSRKRKRAHTTGDCREKQTCDIRLRVRAEYCQHESALQGNVFSNKQEALERQFERFNQANTILKSRDLGSIICDIKFSELTYLDAFWRDYINGSLLEALKGVFITDSLKQAVGHEAIKLLVNVDEEDYQAGRRKLLRNLVNGGGAGAGAGAAAAPEGSRGTPSS